Genomic segment of Coffea arabica cultivar ET-39 chromosome 1e, Coffea Arabica ET-39 HiFi, whole genome shotgun sequence:
CGTGCTTTTAGTAAGAAAGAGCAAAAGTTGATTCAGACACCCAGAAACTTGGTGGATGAAGTTTGGATTAGCCGCCCACCACTTGAACTGAATCCTATTGTTGTGCATTCTCCACAATTTTCTGGTCGTTCTGTTGCAGACAAGTTAAAAGATTTGAGAGAGAACCTTGTGCAGGAAAAAGCTCGTGGTATATTGATAACAACTCTTGATGAGGTAAATCTCTGGTGCTTGTGATTTGGTTCTTTGCAATTGTCGACTTTTTCAGAAAAATACTGGTTTCTTCAGCTTGTTTCGCAATTTAATGTAATTACAACCATATAGGTTGCCTGGCTTTATAATATTCGCGGCACTGATGTATCCTACTGCCCAATTGTTTTTGCGTTTGCAGTGGTAACATTAAGCTCAGCTTTCTTGTATGTGGACCAGAGGAAGTTATCGTCTGAGGTTGCTTCTAATAGCATTtgatctagaaaatttcccctattttattttactgagTTCATTGGAAATATTAATGTGTAATTAATCGATTTCTACTATTACCGTAATAAATGTAGGTGACGAAGGAGAATGTGATGGAAGCAATCGAATGACACATTCTTGGGGAGGCAGTTTTGATGGCCAATTTCTGAACGAATGATTTAGAAATGTGTACAATCAGGAAATGTAAAACTAGAAAGAAAATGTGACCTTTCAATAacgttttttttttgactttgcATATAGCTTAAATTTAAGGTAAATATGGTTGTTTTCTTGCCTAGTCTTTAATTATTAGTTCACAAAACCAACAAATATCTAAACAGAATATCTCCTCTCTAGAAATTGAAATTGCATATTTCTTTTGTCTTATCCAGTTCAAAATATGTTTTACAAACAAATGGAATCAATACATCTCTTCTAAACTCCAAGGGCATTGAGCGAGCGAAGTCTTgacattctttctttctttttcttcttttaattcaCTAAAGATCTGAAACTAACCATGAAAATGTGTAGATGCAGATTATGTGCTTCTGTTTGAGCAAATTATGTTGATAAAATGCTGAATTTGGATTCATACATGTGTAGAAATGGCGAAAAGCAAGCTGAAAATAGTATTATCCCCTTCCAAGAGTTCAGAACCTGCTATCAATATTGAACAACCAATATAGTGTTTGCTTATTCTTCATGTTATCACATAGCCTTGTGGGAGGGAGGAAGGGAGCAGGCTTTCTTACAGTCACTGATATTCTCTCTTATAGCCACTTGACTGCATATGTTTCTTATGGACTTGTCTTTTAAATAATAGGTATGTACAGTCCTCCATTTCATTCACACCAAGGATCGTCAATAAGTCCTATTATggaggttggaaatgaagctg
This window contains:
- the LOC140019259 gene encoding aminopeptidase P1-like — encoded protein: MLPLVLILGVSVDTAQKWERAFSKKEQKLIQTPRNLVDEVWISRPPLELNPIVVHSPQFSGRSVADKLKDLRENLVQEKARGILITTLDEVAWLYNIRGTDVSYCPIVFAFAVVTLSSAFLYVDQRKLSSEVASNSI